The Arthrobacter oryzae DNA window TCGTGTTCAGCGACAGGAAATTGGCCGCCGAATCCACTCCGACACTGAGCCCGAAGATGCTGAGGACGATGTACAGCGCACCAAAGCCCATGAGGAAGTTCCGGGCGCCCATTCCACTGCGGGACATTGCCCAACCTGTTGCACCGATGACCAGCTGCACAATGTTCAGCAGCATGGAAACCTGGAACAGGCTAAGGAACATGGCGTGCGAATCAGGTCCCAGGAACCTCAGTTCGCTGTACTGCTGGGTAATGCCCGGGATGAACCCCAGGACACCCACCAACATCAGGACAATACCTACACCCATGCCGACGTTCTGGACATCCGTACGTCCAAAGTGAACGCCATGTGCATGTGGGGATGCGGTAGTCATTTTTCTGCCTCCAACCACTGATTACGGACAATCCAATTTTACGGCTGAGTAACGAAAAAAGCGCTGGCGGGCGGGCACTTCTGCGGCCGCGGGGGTCCCTCCCGTGACACCATGGGACACGATGAAACTGCGCGCTGATCAGACCGGAGACCGTGGCATTCCCATGCCCTTGTGGCTGCAGGGAGCGCTCGAGTCGGCGCAGGCGGCGGTCATTTCCGCGCTGGTGGTGCTGGCGCCCATTGTCGCCGTCTGGGCCACTGCGGGGTTTCAGAACAACAACTTCGACGCCCTCGCCCGGCTCGGCGGCCAGGCGTGGCTGCTGATCCACGGCGTGCCGCTGCACCTGACAACGGTGGCCGGGGAGGCTGCGGCCCAGCCCGAGTCCGGCACGCTCTCGCTGATTCCGCTGGGCCTCACGCTCATCCCGTTCCTGCTTGCGTGGCGGGCGGGCCGGCGCCTGGCCCGGGCCTCGTACACGGACCAGCTCTGGCAGGCGCTGCTGGGTTCCTGGCTGGTGTATGCCGGGTTCGGCATGGCTACGGGATTCGTGTGCCGGACGGACGACGTCGCCATTTTCCTGTGGTTTGCCGGGCTGATACCGCTGGTGCCGTTCGGCCTGGGGATGGTGGTGGGTGCCCGCCGCGAAGCCGGTTCGTGGAGCCGGCTTATCGGCGTCGACGCCGTGGACTGGATTGCCCGGACCAGCCAGCATTCCCGCTGGGCTGGCTCCTACCTGGGTTCCGCCATCAAAGCCGGCTTCGTGGCCCTGATGGCGGCCTTCTCCATGTCAGCCGCACTGCTTACGGTGGACCTCCTGATCCACTGGGATCTGGTGATCGCCGTGTATGAAGGGCTCGACGCCGGCGCAATGGGTGGTGCCGTCCTCACCATCGCGCAGCTCGGCTTCCTGCCCAACCTGGCCGTTTTTGCGCTCGCCTGGACGTCCGGCTCCGGCTTCGCCCTGGGCGTGGGCTCGCAGGCCGGGCCGCTGGGAACCGCTGTTGGCCCGCTGCCATCCATTCCGGTGTTCGCCGCACTGCCCGCAGGCCCGCTGGACTACGCCTTCGTAGCGCTGGTGGTTCCGGTCCTGGCCGGTGCGCTGGCCGGCTGGTGGTTCCTTCGCGAGGGCGAAAACCACTTTGACGAATGGCTGTCCATCAAGGTCCGTGCCCGCTGGTTCACGGCGTCGGCCTCAACACTCGTCCTCGGCGCCATCATCGGTGTGGCGGCTGGCCTGATGGCCGGAGGGCTGGCTTGGATGGCGCGGGGATCGGCCGGGATCGGCCGCCTTACGGACATCGGGCCGGATCCGTTGAGCACCTCGCTGTGGGTGGCCGCGGAAGTGGCAGTCGGCGTCGTGATTGGTTACGCGGCGGGCCCGTGGCTGGAACGCCAGCAGAAGCTGCGCGAAGCGGATCTGGACGCGGCCAAGCCGTAGGAGGTCCCGCCGTCGGGCGTTACTTCTGTTGACCAGACGGCTTTTTGACCAGACGGCGCGTCGGCGGACCTGGGCGGTTGCTCACCAACGTCGCAACAGTTCTCCTGGAACGTGGCAGCAACGCAAGGATTTGCTGTCTTAGGAGGCTTATAAGTCCGCAAAGGAATTGCCAACCTATCTAGGTAGTGACACTATCTAGATGTGGAACATCTCGACTTTGACCAAGAGCTGACCCGCGCGGCGCTACCGCAGGCTGTGCTCGCAGTCCTCAGCCACGGGGAAAGTCACGGTTATGCCATCGCCGAGGTCCTTCGGCAGCACGGCTTCGCACGCATCAAGGGGGGAACCTTGTATCCACTCCTGAAGCGACTAGAAGACCAAGGCTTGGTTATGCACACTTGGCACCACGACCAGACGGGTCCGGGCCGCAAGCAGTTCACACTTACTGAACACGGCCGCGACGAGCTGGACCGTACGGCAGAAGCCTGGCACCGGATGAGCCGGGCTCTCACCGAAATCCGAATAACCCGACGGGAAAAGCCATGAACTACGAGCGAAACCTAACCTTCAACCTTAGAGTCCGCGGATTGTCGGAATCCGAGATCACGGAAGTGCTTGATGACGTGCGAGCTCATCGTGCAGCAGCAGGGGCCCCTGCGGCAGTAGAATTCGGCCCCGCAGATGAATACGCAAAGCAGTTCCCAAAGACGAAACGGCGGACGTTGGGGAAGACCATCACGAGCGTCGGGGCAGCTTTGGCGATTGCCTACCTTCTCCTCGCGGTCCTCCTGATGCTCCTGTTCAAAATCGACGTTCGCGACTTCGTTGGTCCGATCACGCTTCTGCCAGCCGTGATACTAATTCTGGCCAGTATCCTGGCCGGATTCCTGACCGACTACTTCAAGCCCGCACAAAGCTCCCGCGGTGCCCGCTAATCCTCTGCCCATACTTCGGGTCGATTCGGATTGTCCAAATAAGACAGCAGAGGTTAGCCCGGCCACCAGGGCACTCTGTCCGGGCTAACGGAGCTGGGCGGGGAGGGACTTTTCCAGCTGGGTCTGGCACTGGGTCATGGCCTGCTGGGTGAGCGCCGTGCGGGAGCACTGCTGGAAATCCCGGACCTGGTTGAAGAACACCGCGGCGACCAGGATCAGCAGCACCATCACCGCTGAGACCACCAGCCCCGAAATCGTCCCGAAGAGCACCAGTTTGGATTCCTTCAGCTTGACGGCCCTGACAAGCACCATGATGCCGAGCACGATGCTCACGGCCGTCAGGATGGAGCTCAGCCACAGATGGGTGATGTCCAGCTGGTAGACGAAGAACGCCCCCAGGACGGCAACGATAAAGGCGCGGAACAGGTTGTGCGTCTTTAGCAGTGACGTCTTCGCGGCCTCGCTGAGGGGTTGCTTGGCCGGCTGGGGACGTGCGGAGTCCTTCGGGGGGTTCATGTTTTCCAGCCTACGCGAGCAGCCCCATAAGCTAGAGCCATGCGCATCGTTGTCCTCGTGTCCGGTACCGGTTCCAACCTCCAGGCTGTCATCGACGCCGTCAAGGCGGGCGAGCTGGACGTGGAAATCGCCGCAGTCGGTGCCGACCGGCCGGGGACTTACGGGGTGGAGCGTTCGTCGGCTGCCGGAATCCCGACGTTCGTGGTGGACTTCAAGGCCTACGCCGACCGTGCCGACTGGAACGCTGCGCTGACTGAAGCTGTGGCCGCATACCGGCCGGATGTGGTGGTGTCCTCAGGCTTCATGCGCATTGTGAGCCCGGAGTTCATCGACGCGTTCGACGGGAAATACCTCAACACGCACCCCGCCCTGCTGCCGGCCTTCCCGGGTGCCCATGGAGTCCGCGATGCCATGGCCTACGGCGTGAAGGTCACCGGCTGCACCGTTCACTGGGCCGACGCCGGCGTGGACACGGGCCCCATCATCGCCCAGGAAGCCGTGGCCATTGAGGAGTCCGACACCGAGGACTCCCTGCACGAGCGCATCAAGGTCGTGGAGCGCAGGCTCCTGGTCTCGACCCTGGCGCAGCTCGCCGCCGCCTGATCCCTCCCAACTAAGTAGCAGTTAACGTCGTGAAACGCGGTTTTGAGGACGTTAACTGCGAGTCAGTTGGGTGAACGCATGCAGATCTGTGGATAACTTCCGGGCGCCCGCCCGGGATTTGAAATCATGAGGAATGCGAGATCCGAGCCCGCTGCCCGCAGCGCTGGGCGAAGCACCCTTCACTGTCCATGAAGCGGCCGACGCCGGGGTGAGTCCCGGGCGTCTTAGGTTCCGCGGGCTGCACGTGCCCAGCCGCGGCGTCCGTATCCCGAGCACCGACGTGCCGCTGGACCGACTCAACGTGGTCAGGCCGTACACGATAGTCACCCCGTTCTCGGCAGCTTCGCACGCCACCGCTTTTGCGCTGTGGAACTTTCCGGGGTTTCTTCCAAACCAGGATGATGACCATATACACATCTCGCGGCCTGACGTCATGGCTATCCCGCGTCGCCGAGGCGTAGTGGGACATGTCGGGCAGTTTTTTTCGGACGAGGTGGTCAGCAACGGTGGGGTGTTGATCACTAGCCGTGCACGGACGTGGCTGGACTGCTCGCGGAAGATGAGTATCAACGAGCTCACGGTCGTGGCCGACCACCTTCTGCGGGTTCCGCGGCCCGAACTCGAGGGCAGGACGGAGCCGCACGCCACGCTGGAGGAACTGGCGGACATGTTGGACCGGCACAAAGGAACCCCCGGCATTCGAAAAGCCCGGCTGGCGCTGGATCAGGCGCGCGTCGGTGCAGACTCCGCACCGGAAACGCGGCTGCGGCTGGCACTGGAGAACGCAGGCCTGCCCGAACCGCAACTGAACGTACCCACGGAGCTGAGCCCCGGCGTCGTGCGTCAACCGGATCTGGCCTATCCGGAGCACAAAGTGGCGGTGGAGTACGAAGGCGAGGGCCATTCCGAGGCGGCTCAGATCATCCGGGACATTGCCCGCGAGGAGGATTTTAGCCGCGCAGGGTGGGAGCTGGTCCGGATCTCCAAGCGGCACATGGTGCATGATGCCCGGCCGGCGGTGGCGAAGGTCCGCGCGGCGCTCGTGAGCCGCGGCTGGGTGCCCAAGTGACTGGCATTTAGCGTCGTTAAAAGCCCGTTTCGCGACGTTAAATG harbors:
- a CDS encoding DUF4383 domain-containing protein, giving the protein MTTASPHAHGVHFGRTDVQNVGMGVGIVLMLVGVLGFIPGITQQYSELRFLGPDSHAMFLSLFQVSMLLNIVQLVIGATGWAMSRSGMGARNFLMGFGALYIVLSIFGLSVGVDSAANFLSLNTMDNWTHMVLGVLMIGAGWILSRHLAEDRR
- a CDS encoding cell division protein PerM, yielding MKLRADQTGDRGIPMPLWLQGALESAQAAVISALVVLAPIVAVWATAGFQNNNFDALARLGGQAWLLIHGVPLHLTTVAGEAAAQPESGTLSLIPLGLTLIPFLLAWRAGRRLARASYTDQLWQALLGSWLVYAGFGMATGFVCRTDDVAIFLWFAGLIPLVPFGLGMVVGARREAGSWSRLIGVDAVDWIARTSQHSRWAGSYLGSAIKAGFVALMAAFSMSAALLTVDLLIHWDLVIAVYEGLDAGAMGGAVLTIAQLGFLPNLAVFALAWTSGSGFALGVGSQAGPLGTAVGPLPSIPVFAALPAGPLDYAFVALVVPVLAGALAGWWFLREGENHFDEWLSIKVRARWFTASASTLVLGAIIGVAAGLMAGGLAWMARGSAGIGRLTDIGPDPLSTSLWVAAEVAVGVVIGYAAGPWLERQQKLREADLDAAKP
- a CDS encoding PadR family transcriptional regulator; translation: MEHLDFDQELTRAALPQAVLAVLSHGESHGYAIAEVLRQHGFARIKGGTLYPLLKRLEDQGLVMHTWHHDQTGPGRKQFTLTEHGRDELDRTAEAWHRMSRALTEIRITRREKP
- the purN gene encoding phosphoribosylglycinamide formyltransferase yields the protein MRIVVLVSGTGSNLQAVIDAVKAGELDVEIAAVGADRPGTYGVERSSAAGIPTFVVDFKAYADRADWNAALTEAVAAYRPDVVVSSGFMRIVSPEFIDAFDGKYLNTHPALLPAFPGAHGVRDAMAYGVKVTGCTVHWADAGVDTGPIIAQEAVAIEESDTEDSLHERIKVVERRLLVSTLAQLAAA